In Lagopus muta isolate bLagMut1 chromosome 29, bLagMut1 primary, whole genome shotgun sequence, one genomic interval encodes:
- the POGZ gene encoding pogo transposable element with ZNF domain isoform X3: protein MADTDLFMECEEEELEPWQKISDVIEDSVVEDYNSVDKTTTAGNPLVQQGGQPLILTQNPSSGLGTMVTQPVLRPVQIMQNANHVTNSPVTSQPIFITTQGFPVRNVRPVQNTMNQVGIVLNVQQGQTVRPITLVPAPGTQFVKPAVGVPQVFSQVAQVRPGTTMPVRPTTNTFTTVIPATLTIRSTVPQSQSQQQSKSSPSTSTTPTATQPTPLGQLTVQQPGQSSQATNPKLVSIASFVTVKRPGVTGENSNEVAKLVNTLNTVPSLGQSPGPMVVSNSSPVHGSQRSSVSESSSSSSSLKVSSSPIPTFDLQDGGRKVCPRCDAQFRVTEALRGHMCYCCPEMVEFLKKRKSLDSEPNIQSAKPPSPEKNTAVASPPSSTPIPALSPPAKAPEPSEGVVDSSQSKLIMLVDDFYYGRDGGKVSQLLNFPKVPTSFRCPHCTKRLKNNIRFMNHMKHHVELDQQNGEVDVHTICQHCYRQFSTPFQLQCHLENVHSPYESTTKCKICEWAFESEPMFLQHMKDTHKPGEMPYVCQVCQYRSSLYSEVDSHFRMIHEDTRHLLCPYCLKVFKNGNAFQQHFMRHQKKSVYHCNKCRLQFLFAKDKIEHKLQHHKTFRKPKQLEGLKPGTKVTIRASRGQPRTVPISSNDMGQSAGQDAVPLSSADPQPIFLYPPVQRSVQKRAVKKMSVLGRQTCLECSFEIPDFPNHFPTYVHCSLCRYSTCCSRAYANHMINNHVPRKSPKYLALFKNYTACGVKLCCSSCLFASSEGDVMAKHLVFNPSHEFSNIIFRGPTWISHSRHIQPQDRSMKNTCPAYSPSKAATVKTKSVLPAKDDLEPEVALAAHTRPLLCQEEECLNIDAQEDEQPMKEAEAASRKEQLSVKKLRVVLFALCCSTEQAAEHFRNPQRRIKRWLRRFQAFQEENLASLSEGKYLSLEAEEKLAEWVLTQREQQLPVNEETLFQKATKLGRSLEGGFKISYEWAVRFMLRHNLSMHARRAVAHALPKEVEDNASCFIEFVQRQIHTQDLPLSMIAAIDEISLFLDVEVLSSDDKKENALQTVGTGEPWCDVVLTILADGSVLPTLVFYRGHVQQPANVPESIILEAKENGYSDDEVMELWASRVWQKHTECQNSKGMLVLDCHRTHLSEEVLSLLSASSTLPAVVPAGCSSKIQPLDVCIKRTVKNFLHKKWKEQAKEMADSTCDSDILLQLVLCWLAEVLEVISDSPELVQQSFLVASVLPGPDGTANSATRNADMQEELIAALEEQLKLGEEQQPQEAAEGEDQPQNEECADPEILHQLFEGESETESFYGFEDAELDLMEI, encoded by the exons CCGGCAACCCTCTTGTTCAGCAAGGCGGGCAGCCCCTGATCCTCACCCAGAACCCAAGCTCGGGTCTGGGCACCATGGTGACCCAGCCAGTGTTAAGACCCGTGCAGATCATGCAGAATGCCAACCACGTCACGAACTCCCCGGTGACCAGCCAGCCCATCTTCATCACCACCCAG GGATTTCCTGTGCGGAACGTGCGGCCTGTGCAAAACACCATGAATCAAGTGGGAATCGTTCTGAATGTGCAGCAGGGTCAGACAGTCAGACCCATCACCCTCGTCCCAG cCCCAGGTACGCAGTTTGTCAAACCAGCAGTTGGCGTTCCTCAGGTGTTCTCCCAGGTGGCCCAGGTGAGACCAGGTACGACCATGCCGGTCCGACCCACCACCAACACTTTCACTACGGTCATTCCGGCCACGCTCACCATCAGGAGCACAGTGCCGCAGTCCCAGTCACAACAGCAAAGTAAGTCCTCTCCCAGCACCTCCACAACTCCTACTGCAACGCAGCCAACACCTCTGGGACAGTTAactgtgcagcagccagggcagtcCAGTCAAGCTACTAACCCCAAATTAG TGAGCATCGCAAGCTTTGTGACCGTGAAGAGACCTGGAGTGACTGGTGAGAACAGCAACGAGGTTGCCAAGCTGGTGAACACCCTGAACACTGTTCCCTCGCTGGGGCAGAGCCCTGGCCCGATGGTGGTGTCCAACAGCAGCCCGGTGCATGGCTCCCAGAGATCCAGCGTGTCGGAATCGTCGTCGTCATCGTCGTCGTTGAAAG TCAGTTCATCTCCAATCCCCACCTTTGACTTGCAAGATGGTGGCAGGAAGGTCTGCCCACGGTGCGATGCTCAGTTCCGAGTCACCGAAGCTTTAAGAGGACATATGTGC taCTGCTGCCCTGAAATGGTGGAATTcctcaagaaaagaaaatctctcgATTCTGAACCAAATATCCAATCTGCAAAGCCTCcatctccagaaaaaaacacagctgttgCTTCCCCACCCTCTTCCACTCCTATCCCTGCACTGTCCCCACCTGCTAAAGCTCCAGAGCCAAGTGAAGGCGTGGTTGACTCGTCCCAAAGTAAGCTCATCATGTTGGTGGATGACTTCTACTATGGCAGAGACGGTGGCAAAGTGAGCCAGCTGCTGAACTTCCCCAAGGTTCCGACTTCGTTCCGGTGTCCGCACTGCACCAAGAGGCTAAAGAACAACATACG ATTTATGAACCACATGAAGCACCACGTGGAACTGGACCAGCAGAACGGAGAGGTGGACGTGCACACCATCTGCCAGCACTGCTACAGGCAGTTCTCCACTCCGTTTCAGCTCCAGTGCCACTTAGAGAACGTCCACAGTCCCTATGAGTCAACAA caaaGTGCAAGATTTGTGAATGGGCATTTGAGAGCGAGCCGATGTTCCTGCAGCACATGAAAGACACGCACAAGCCGGGGGAAATGCCCTATGTTTGCCAG GTGTGCCAGTACCGCTCCTCGCTGTACTCAGAGGTGGACAGCCACTTCCGAATGATCCACGAGGACACGCGGCACCTGCTCTGCCCCTACTGCCTGAAGGTCTTCAAGAACGGCAACgccttccagcagcacttcaTGAGGCACCAG AAGAAGAGTGTTTATCATTGCAACAAGTGCAGACTCCAATTCCTGTTTGCCAAGGATAAAATTGAACACAAGCTGCAGCATCACAAAACGTTCCGAAAGCCCAAACAGTTGGAAGGATTGAAGCCTGGAACCAAG GTGACAATCAGAGCATCCCGAGGACAGCCCCGGACGGTGCCCATCTCTTCGAACGACATGGGGCAGAGTGCTGGGCAGGACGCCGTGCCGCTCTCCTCTGCTGACCCGCAGCCCATCTTCCTGTATCCGCCCGTCCAGAGGAGCGTCCAGAAAAGAGCCGTCAAAAAAAT GAGCGTCCTGGGCAGGCAGACCTGCCTGGAGTGCAGCTTTGAGATCCCTGACTTCCCGAACCACTTCCCCACCTACGTCCACTGCTCGCTGTGCCGCTACAGCACGTGCTGCTCCCGAGCCTACGCCAACCACATGATCAA CAACCACGTTCCCAGGAAGAGTCCCAAGTACTTGGCTTTGTTCAAGAACTACACTGCCTG TGgtgtgaagctgtgctgctcctcctgcctctTTGCATCGTCGGAGGGTGATGTAATGGCCAAGCATTTGGTCTTCAACCCATCACATGAGTTCAGCAACATTATTTTCCGAG gGCCTACTTGGATATCACATTCCAG GCACATCCAGCCCCAGGACAGAAGCATGAAGAACACGTGCCCTGCCTATTCCCCCAGTAAAGCTGCTACTGTGAAAACTAAGTCCGTGTTACCCGCGAAGGATGACCTGGAGCCCGAAGTGGCACTGGCAGCCCACACCCGGCCCCTGCTCTGCCAGGAGGAAGAGTGCTTGAATATCGATGCTCAGGAAGACGAGCAGCCAATGAAGGAGGCGGAAGCTGCaagcagaaaggagcagctgtCGGTGAAGAAGCTGCGGGTGGTTCTGTTTGCGTTGTGCTGCAGCACCGAGCAGGCGGCCGAGCACTTCCGGAACCCGCAGCGGCGCATCAAGCGCTGGCTCCGGAGGTTCCAGGCTTTCCAAGAGGAGAACTTGGCGTCGCTGTCGGAGGGCAAATACCTGAGCTTGGAGGCCGAGGAGAAGCTGGCGGAGTGGGTGCTCACCCAGCGGGAGCAGCAGCTCCCGGTCAACGAGGAGACGCTCTTCCAGAAGGCCACGAAGCTCGGCCGCTCCCTGGAGGGCGGCTTCAAGATCTCCTACGAGTGGGCCGTGCGGTTCATGCTGCGGCACAACCTCAGCATGCACGCGCGGAGGGCGGTGGCCCACGCGCTCCCCAAAGAGGTGGAGGACAACGCCAGCTGCTTCATCGAGTTCGTGCAGCGGCAGATCCACACGCAGGACCTGCCCCTCTCCATGATCGCGGCCATCGACGAGATCTCCCTCTTCCTCGACGTGGAGGTGCTGAGCAGCGACGACAAGAAGGAGAACGCTCTGCAGACGGTGGGGACTGGCGAGCCCTGGTGCGACGTGGTCCTCACCATCCTCGCCGACGGGAGCGTTCTCCCCACGTTGGTCTTCTACAGAGGTCACGTCCAGCAGCCCGCCAACGTGCCTGAATCCATCATACTGGAAGCGAAGGAGAACGGCTACAGCGACGACGAAGTCATGGAGCTGTGGGCATCGCGAGTGTGGCAGAAGCACACCGAGTGCCAGAACAGCAAGGGCATGCTGGTGCTGGATTGCCACCGAACGCACCTCTCGGAGGAGGTACTGTCCCTGCTGAGTGCTTCCAGCACTCTCCCGGCTGTCGTGCCCGCCGGCTGCAGCTCCAAAATCCAACCCCTGGATGTTTGTATAAAAAGGACTGTGAAAAATTTCTTGCATAAAAAGTGGAAAGAGCAGGCCAAGGAGATGGCGGACTCCACGTGCGATTCGGACATCCTTCTCCAGTTGGTTTTGTGCTGGCTGGCGGAGGTGCTGGAGGTCATCAGTGACTCTCCCGAACTCGTGCAGCAGTCCTTCCTGGTGGCCAGCGTGCTGCCGGGGCCGGACGGCACGGCCAACTCGGCCACGCGCAACGCCGACATGCAGGAGGAGCTGATCGCGGcgctggaggagcagctgaagttgGGCGAGGAGCAGCAGCCGCAGGAGGCGGCGGAGGGAGAGGATCAGCCCCAGAACGAGGAGTGCGCCGACCCCGAGATCCTGCACCAGCTCTTCGAGGGGGAGAGCGAGACTGAGTCGTTTTACGGCTTCGAAGACGCCGAGTTGGATCTGATGGAAATCTGA
- the POGZ gene encoding pogo transposable element with ZNF domain isoform X2, whose translation MADTDLFMECEEEELEPWQKISDVIEDSVVEDYNSVDKTTTAGNPLVQQGGQPLILTQNPSSGLGTMVTQPVLRPVQIMQNANHVTNSPVTSQPIFITTQGFPVRNVRPVQNTMNQVGIVLNVQQGQTVRPITLVPAPGTQFVKPAVGVPQVFSQVAQVRPGTTMPVRPTTNTFTTVIPATLTIRSTVPQSQSQQQMSIASFVTVKRPGVTGENSNEVAKLVNTLNTVPSLGQSPGPMVVSNSSPVHGSQRSSVSESSSSSSSLKVSSSPIPTFDLQDGGRKVCPRCDAQFRVTEALRGHMCYCCPEMVEFLKKRKSLDSEPNIQSAKPPSPEKNTAVASPPSSTPIPALSPPAKAPEPSEGVVDSSQSKLIMLVDDFYYGRDGGKVSQLLNFPKVPTSFRCPHCTKRLKNNIRFMNHMKHHVELDQQNGEVDVHTICQHCYRQFSTPFQLQCHLENVHSPYESTTKCKICEWAFESEPMFLQHMKDTHKPGEMPYVCQVCQYRSSLYSEVDSHFRMIHEDTRHLLCPYCLKVFKNGNAFQQHFMRHQKKSVYHCNKCRLQFLFAKDKIEHKLQHHKTFRKPKQLEGLKPGTKVTIRASRGQPRTVPISSNDMGQSAGQDAVPLSSADPQPIFLYPPVQRSVQKRAVKKMSVLGRQTCLECSFEIPDFPNHFPTYVHCSLCRYSTCCSRAYANHMINNHVPRKSPKYLALFKNYTACGVKLCCSSCLFASSEGDVMAKHLVFNPSHEFSNIIFRGPTWISHSRHIQPQDRSMKNTCPAYSPSKAATVKTKSVLPAKDDLEPEVALAAHTRPLLCQEEECLNIDAQEDEQPMKEAEAASRKEQLSVKKLRVVLFALCCSTEQAAEHFRNPQRRIKRWLRRFQAFQEENLASLSEGKYLSLEAEEKLAEWVLTQREQQLPVNEETLFQKATKLGRSLEGGFKISYEWAVRFMLRHNLSMHARRAVAHALPKEVEDNASCFIEFVQRQIHTQDLPLSMIAAIDEISLFLDVEVLSSDDKKENALQTVGTGEPWCDVVLTILADGSVLPTLVFYRGHVQQPANVPESIILEAKENGYSDDEVMELWASRVWQKHTECQNSKGMLVLDCHRTHLSEEVLSLLSASSTLPAVVPAGCSSKIQPLDVCIKRTVKNFLHKKWKEQAKEMADSTCDSDILLQLVLCWLAEVLEVISDSPELVQQSFLVASVLPGPDGTANSATRNADMQEELIAALEEQLKLGEEQQPQEAAEGEDQPQNEECADPEILHQLFEGESETESFYGFEDAELDLMEI comes from the exons CCGGCAACCCTCTTGTTCAGCAAGGCGGGCAGCCCCTGATCCTCACCCAGAACCCAAGCTCGGGTCTGGGCACCATGGTGACCCAGCCAGTGTTAAGACCCGTGCAGATCATGCAGAATGCCAACCACGTCACGAACTCCCCGGTGACCAGCCAGCCCATCTTCATCACCACCCAG GGATTTCCTGTGCGGAACGTGCGGCCTGTGCAAAACACCATGAATCAAGTGGGAATCGTTCTGAATGTGCAGCAGGGTCAGACAGTCAGACCCATCACCCTCGTCCCAG cCCCAGGTACGCAGTTTGTCAAACCAGCAGTTGGCGTTCCTCAGGTGTTCTCCCAGGTGGCCCAGGTGAGACCAGGTACGACCATGCCGGTCCGACCCACCACCAACACTTTCACTACGGTCATTCCGGCCACGCTCACCATCAGGAGCACAGTGCCGCAGTCCCAGTCACAACAGCAAA TGAGCATCGCAAGCTTTGTGACCGTGAAGAGACCTGGAGTGACTGGTGAGAACAGCAACGAGGTTGCCAAGCTGGTGAACACCCTGAACACTGTTCCCTCGCTGGGGCAGAGCCCTGGCCCGATGGTGGTGTCCAACAGCAGCCCGGTGCATGGCTCCCAGAGATCCAGCGTGTCGGAATCGTCGTCGTCATCGTCGTCGTTGAAAG TCAGTTCATCTCCAATCCCCACCTTTGACTTGCAAGATGGTGGCAGGAAGGTCTGCCCACGGTGCGATGCTCAGTTCCGAGTCACCGAAGCTTTAAGAGGACATATGTGC taCTGCTGCCCTGAAATGGTGGAATTcctcaagaaaagaaaatctctcgATTCTGAACCAAATATCCAATCTGCAAAGCCTCcatctccagaaaaaaacacagctgttgCTTCCCCACCCTCTTCCACTCCTATCCCTGCACTGTCCCCACCTGCTAAAGCTCCAGAGCCAAGTGAAGGCGTGGTTGACTCGTCCCAAAGTAAGCTCATCATGTTGGTGGATGACTTCTACTATGGCAGAGACGGTGGCAAAGTGAGCCAGCTGCTGAACTTCCCCAAGGTTCCGACTTCGTTCCGGTGTCCGCACTGCACCAAGAGGCTAAAGAACAACATACG ATTTATGAACCACATGAAGCACCACGTGGAACTGGACCAGCAGAACGGAGAGGTGGACGTGCACACCATCTGCCAGCACTGCTACAGGCAGTTCTCCACTCCGTTTCAGCTCCAGTGCCACTTAGAGAACGTCCACAGTCCCTATGAGTCAACAA caaaGTGCAAGATTTGTGAATGGGCATTTGAGAGCGAGCCGATGTTCCTGCAGCACATGAAAGACACGCACAAGCCGGGGGAAATGCCCTATGTTTGCCAG GTGTGCCAGTACCGCTCCTCGCTGTACTCAGAGGTGGACAGCCACTTCCGAATGATCCACGAGGACACGCGGCACCTGCTCTGCCCCTACTGCCTGAAGGTCTTCAAGAACGGCAACgccttccagcagcacttcaTGAGGCACCAG AAGAAGAGTGTTTATCATTGCAACAAGTGCAGACTCCAATTCCTGTTTGCCAAGGATAAAATTGAACACAAGCTGCAGCATCACAAAACGTTCCGAAAGCCCAAACAGTTGGAAGGATTGAAGCCTGGAACCAAG GTGACAATCAGAGCATCCCGAGGACAGCCCCGGACGGTGCCCATCTCTTCGAACGACATGGGGCAGAGTGCTGGGCAGGACGCCGTGCCGCTCTCCTCTGCTGACCCGCAGCCCATCTTCCTGTATCCGCCCGTCCAGAGGAGCGTCCAGAAAAGAGCCGTCAAAAAAAT GAGCGTCCTGGGCAGGCAGACCTGCCTGGAGTGCAGCTTTGAGATCCCTGACTTCCCGAACCACTTCCCCACCTACGTCCACTGCTCGCTGTGCCGCTACAGCACGTGCTGCTCCCGAGCCTACGCCAACCACATGATCAA CAACCACGTTCCCAGGAAGAGTCCCAAGTACTTGGCTTTGTTCAAGAACTACACTGCCTG TGgtgtgaagctgtgctgctcctcctgcctctTTGCATCGTCGGAGGGTGATGTAATGGCCAAGCATTTGGTCTTCAACCCATCACATGAGTTCAGCAACATTATTTTCCGAG gGCCTACTTGGATATCACATTCCAG GCACATCCAGCCCCAGGACAGAAGCATGAAGAACACGTGCCCTGCCTATTCCCCCAGTAAAGCTGCTACTGTGAAAACTAAGTCCGTGTTACCCGCGAAGGATGACCTGGAGCCCGAAGTGGCACTGGCAGCCCACACCCGGCCCCTGCTCTGCCAGGAGGAAGAGTGCTTGAATATCGATGCTCAGGAAGACGAGCAGCCAATGAAGGAGGCGGAAGCTGCaagcagaaaggagcagctgtCGGTGAAGAAGCTGCGGGTGGTTCTGTTTGCGTTGTGCTGCAGCACCGAGCAGGCGGCCGAGCACTTCCGGAACCCGCAGCGGCGCATCAAGCGCTGGCTCCGGAGGTTCCAGGCTTTCCAAGAGGAGAACTTGGCGTCGCTGTCGGAGGGCAAATACCTGAGCTTGGAGGCCGAGGAGAAGCTGGCGGAGTGGGTGCTCACCCAGCGGGAGCAGCAGCTCCCGGTCAACGAGGAGACGCTCTTCCAGAAGGCCACGAAGCTCGGCCGCTCCCTGGAGGGCGGCTTCAAGATCTCCTACGAGTGGGCCGTGCGGTTCATGCTGCGGCACAACCTCAGCATGCACGCGCGGAGGGCGGTGGCCCACGCGCTCCCCAAAGAGGTGGAGGACAACGCCAGCTGCTTCATCGAGTTCGTGCAGCGGCAGATCCACACGCAGGACCTGCCCCTCTCCATGATCGCGGCCATCGACGAGATCTCCCTCTTCCTCGACGTGGAGGTGCTGAGCAGCGACGACAAGAAGGAGAACGCTCTGCAGACGGTGGGGACTGGCGAGCCCTGGTGCGACGTGGTCCTCACCATCCTCGCCGACGGGAGCGTTCTCCCCACGTTGGTCTTCTACAGAGGTCACGTCCAGCAGCCCGCCAACGTGCCTGAATCCATCATACTGGAAGCGAAGGAGAACGGCTACAGCGACGACGAAGTCATGGAGCTGTGGGCATCGCGAGTGTGGCAGAAGCACACCGAGTGCCAGAACAGCAAGGGCATGCTGGTGCTGGATTGCCACCGAACGCACCTCTCGGAGGAGGTACTGTCCCTGCTGAGTGCTTCCAGCACTCTCCCGGCTGTCGTGCCCGCCGGCTGCAGCTCCAAAATCCAACCCCTGGATGTTTGTATAAAAAGGACTGTGAAAAATTTCTTGCATAAAAAGTGGAAAGAGCAGGCCAAGGAGATGGCGGACTCCACGTGCGATTCGGACATCCTTCTCCAGTTGGTTTTGTGCTGGCTGGCGGAGGTGCTGGAGGTCATCAGTGACTCTCCCGAACTCGTGCAGCAGTCCTTCCTGGTGGCCAGCGTGCTGCCGGGGCCGGACGGCACGGCCAACTCGGCCACGCGCAACGCCGACATGCAGGAGGAGCTGATCGCGGcgctggaggagcagctgaagttgGGCGAGGAGCAGCAGCCGCAGGAGGCGGCGGAGGGAGAGGATCAGCCCCAGAACGAGGAGTGCGCCGACCCCGAGATCCTGCACCAGCTCTTCGAGGGGGAGAGCGAGACTGAGTCGTTTTACGGCTTCGAAGACGCCGAGTTGGATCTGATGGAAATCTGA